A single window of uncultured Methanospirillum sp. DNA harbors:
- a CDS encoding type II toxin-antitoxin system CcdA family antitoxin translates to MRIITTASGIQEVHTSVTVRLDLYEKAKEMKISLRTVLEKALIDEITRKQA, encoded by the coding sequence ATGAGAATCATAACAACAGCCTCAGGAATCCAAGAGGTTCACACTAGTGTGACTGTGCGTCTGGATCTTTATGAGAAGGCTAAAGAAATGAAAATCTCTCTTAGAACAGTTTTAGAAAAAGCATTGATTGATGAAATAACACGAAAACAAGCGTGA